The region GCGTCGACTTCACGCCCGAGTACCACCTGGGGATGGGCGTCGACGCCAACGGCCTGTACGTCAGTACCGACCCGACCCAGACCTACGTCAAACTGCAGGCGTCCGGCGGCGGGAGCCTGGTCGTCAACGCCCAACTGTTCGACGTGGTCGGCCTGGGCGACTCCACGATCGGGTTGAACCTGGCTTACGGCACCGGCTTCTACATGGACCCCGCGGCCAACAACCGGCTCTACCTCGCCAGCATTATGCCCGCGGCCGACCAGTCGAACGTCACCGTCACCAGCGGCCTGCCGAGTACACTGGGCGGCGTTTCCAACTGGCTCGCCGACCACGTGGAATTGCGGAGCGACCCGAGCGTCAGCAGCGAACTGTATTTCAGCCAGGGCGTTAACAACCCGGGACCGGACACGCTGCAAGATATCTTCGGGGCCATACCCGACGGCATCCGCAAGAAGCTCCAGTGGATCGCCAACGAATTGGGGATCGGCCAGCAGTACCAGAATCTGTCTAACGGCCTGACCAGCGAGGCGAATCACGTCCAGTCCGTGGTGACGAACGTCGTCACGAACCCGGTCGGCGCGGCCCACGGAGTGCTTTCCAGCCTGGGCCTCGCCGACTCCACCGACGCCACGGCTTTCGGCGGGACTTTCAGCGGGAACGTCATCCCGATCGTCGACGCGGCGGCGCAAGCCGAAGGGATCTCGCCGCCGGCGCCGGTGAGCGTCCCGGTCGACGACCTGAGCGACGTTCCCGGGACGTATGCCGACAACAACCCGGACCACCCCGACGTCCCGCCGGACGGCATTTTCCACTACACCTTCGCCGACCTGTCTGCCCTCTTCCCCGGCATCCTCGCGGACGACGACATCGGCCGGGCCGAGTACACGTGGAGCTGGGCTCTCACGCCGAAGGGGACCACGAGTACCAACCTGAGCGGCGGGACGTTGCCCCAGACGTCGAGCCCGTCGACAGACGCCATCCCGTACAAGTACGACCCGTCGACCGGAATCCTCACCGTCGACGCGACCAACCCGAACGCCGACATCACCCTGGAGCCGAGTACCGACGGGGGCGTGGTGTTGGGCCGGATGATCCCGGACGGCTCGGGCGGCGAACAGGTCGACTCGTCGGTCGTCTTCCCCTCCCTCAACGGCGTGGTGGTCACGACGGCCGGCGGCGACAACACTTTTTACGAGGCGCCCGGCGTCAACGTCCCGGTCACGTACACCGGGTCCACCGGGACGGATTCCGTGACCGTGCAGGACGGCAACAACGCCGTCACGACCGGCAGCGGCGGCGGCCTCGTCCAGGCGGGGAACGGCAACAACACCATCGCCACGGCCGGCGGGGCGTCGGTGGTCCTGGCCGGCAACGGCAACAACACCGTCACCGCGGGCAACACTTACGTCTCCCTGGGCTCCGGTGCCAACACCATCCACAGCCTGGGGGGCCTCCAGGCCCAGATCGGGTCGGGGAACTATACGATCGACGGCCTGCAGGTCGGCGATCAACTGATCACCCAGACGAGCCCCCCGACTCCGGCCGGTCAGATCGTGTCCCTGACGGCCGCGGACGGAACCCCCGTCGCCAACCCGGACCTGGCTCCCACGGTGACCGCCCTGAGCGTGTCGACCGGCCCGGCGGCCGGCGGCACGACGGTCACCATCACCGGGACGAACCTGGGCAACGCTATCGTCGTCGACTTCGGGACCGTCGCGGGCACCGTCGTCAGCGACACCGCCACCCAGATCGTCGCGACCAGTCCGGCCGGGGCGGCGGGGGCCGTGGACGTGACCGTCACGACCGTGAACGGCACCTCGGCCACCTCGCCCGCCGACCAGTTCACTTACGCCGCCGTACCCCCCGTCAGCCCGCCGCCGAGTACTGTTCCGCCCGGGACACCGAAACCGTCACTGGTCGGGTACGCCCAGGTCGCGGTCGGCGCGGACGCCGGCGGGACCGGGACGGTCACCGTGTACAACCCGGACGGGTCGGTCGCGTACATGGCGGCCCCGTTCGGGGCGTCGTTCACGGCCGGCGTCCGCGTGGCCGTCGCCGACCTCAACGGGGACGGGGCACCGGAGCTGATCGCCGGGACCGGCCCGGGGGTGGCCAACCAGGTCGTCGTCCTCGACGGCAAGACGCACCAGCAGATCGCGTCGTTCGAGCCGTTCGAGGGCACGTTCACCGGTGGCCTGTTCATCACCGTCGGGGACATCAACGGGGACGGTGTGCCGGACCTGGTCGTGACCCCCGACCAGTCCGGCGGGCCGATCGTGGCCGCGTACGACGGGGCGGCCCTCGGGAAAGGACAAGTGGTCCAACTGGCCCGGTTCTTCGGGATTAACGACCCGAACTTCCGCGGCGGAGCCCGGGCGGCGGTCGGGGACATCAACGGGGACGGGTTCGGGGACGTGATCGTGTCGGCCGGGTTCGGCGGCGGTCCGCGAGTGGCCATCTTCAGCGGGGCAGCGGTCGCCACGAACACGCCGACCGAACTGATGTCCGACTTCTTCGCGTTCGAGCCGTCGTTGCGGAACGGTGCGTACGTCACCGCGGGCGACCTGACCGGGAAGGGGTACGCGGACCTCGTCTTCGGTGCCGGCCCGGGCGGCGGACCCCGCGTCCGGGCCGTCGACCCCGCGGTGCTGCTCGCGGCCGCCGGGGACTTCTCGTCGCTGGACGACAGCGCGGTCTCGGGGGCCGGCCTGGCCGACTTCTTCGCGGGCGACCCGACGAACCGGGGCGGGGTGCGGGTGGCGGTCGCCAACCTGGACGGGGATACGAAAGCGGACGTGGTCGTCGGGTCCGGGACGGGGGCGGGGGCGGCGGTGACGGCGTACACCGGGGCGGCGATCGCAGCCAACCCGGCGTCCCCGGCCGCCGCCGGTGACCTGGACGCGTTCCCCGGATTCACTGGCGGCGTCTTCGTCGGGTAATGCGCGGAGCTTCACCAGGAGTACATAACCTACTATCCCAGATATTCCTTTCTCCGGCGCCGGCTCGGCCGGATTTTTTTTGATCCAGCAAATGGAACGTTGGTGGCATTTTATTGTCGGGTGGCCCGGACTAATGGATCGCGAATGAGTCATTCCCTCGTCGATTTCCTGCGAACGGCTAGCGGGCCATCGCCGGACCGGGCGGACGTGCTGTGGGCTCGTTACCGCGAGACCGGTGACGAAGCCGCGTTCACGACTCTCGTGGGGTGGTACGGGAACGGCATCTACCGCCGTATTCTGATCGCCGCCGGGTTCGACCACCCGCTGGCCGAAGAGGTCTTTCAGGCCACCTTGTTCAAGCTGCACGAGCGGCGGCAGACCCTCGCGTGCCCGACGTTCGAGGCCGCCCTAGCGTGGTGGCGGGCGGCGGCCGGGAACGAGGTCCGGATGGCCCTTCGGGGCCGGCGGCGGGGTCGCGCGCGCGAAACAGAGGTCGCCCGAAATCCTGCGACCGCCGTCGCAGCGGATGCCGAGACCGAAATCCTTCGGACCGAACTGCTCGCCGAACTCGGGGCAGCGTTCAACCGCCTCCGACCCGAGTACCGGGAAACCCTAGCCCTCCTCTACTTCGAAAATCTTCCCGAGTCCCGGGCGGCTGAGATCCTCGGCCGCCATCGGGAAACCGTGGCGCGGTGGGCCGCGTGCGGGTTGGCCCGGCTCCGGGATTTGTTAGCCGCCCGAGGGGTGTTGCCCGCCGCCGGTGGAACGGCTGTCGCCGGGGTCACCCTGGCCAACGCCGCTCGGGCCGCGACGCCATCCACGGTTCGGATCGTGGAACTCGCGATCGCAGCCCGGGTCGCAAACCCGTCGGGTGCGGCGCTGGCGGCCGCCAGTTGGGCCAAGAAGATCGTCGCGGCACTCGCGACAGCAGTTCTTGCTGGTGGTGCCCTGGTTGGGTGGCAAGTAGAGCTGATGTCTAACCGATTCACCCCCGGCGCCGGGGGTGATCTGCCCGGGCCGCTCACGAATCGCCCCTCACCGGTTCTGACCAATTTCACGATCGTGGAGGTGACCGGTGGTTATTACGAGATCGCGGGTGATGTCACGCAAAACGGCGTGGCGGCGGCCGGCATGACCGTGTCGTTCGGGGGCACGCCCGAAACACTTCACAGCATGACAACGATAACGGACACGAATGGGCACTTCGACGTATTGGTGGAGTTAAACGACGACGGCAGCGACAGTGGCATGGCGACCGCCCAAGCGACGGACGCATATTGCCAGACGTCGAATATCGCCAGGGATTTAATCACGATATGGAGGTGGCACGACCAGACGCCGAGTGTAACTACGACTCCCGCACACGTTCCAACATACCGCAGTGGATTTCGCGTGAGTCGAGCCCCGATCCGCAAAGACAATGTCCCGACGAACCCTGACGGGCCGTCCGGTCCGTGAAAACATTGTTTGCTTTTTGGCAGTCCGGAGACGCATCGCCGCAGTAATCCGGTAAGCGGGCATGCCCTGCTTGGTGCGATAACGAGAGTATCGGGACACGTGTCGTTAAATCCAGGGAAATGTTATGTTTCCGCTTCTCACCAGTTGGATGGTCAGCGCGAATTCTCGCCGCGCCCGTCGGGACGGGTTCCAGGCCCTCGTGCAGTATTCGACGCGCCCGCCATGAACCGGTCTCCGGAGGGAGAACCGGAGATACAGACCACCCGATCTTTCGCAGGAGAAAGACGTTAAGACACAGTATCCCACCTGTTATCTGGCAGCCGGCCCGAACAAACAAAGTAATGGAAAATATTTTTCAATTTTATACGGCAAACAATTGGTCTGCGGCATTTTGAATTGTATCGAGGGCAGATTGGGTTCCTCGTTGGGATTTCGGATCGGCCACCAGAGGTCGTGGAGGACAACATGAAGCGTCTGCTGACTATCCTCGCCGCCCTGACGATTCATCTGCTGTCGGGCTGCGACCGACTGCAGATCCGTAAGGCGGCGGATGCCAGTGACCGCATTAGTCAAGTTATAATTAGGTTAATTTTCGACGACGACCATTTTGACAAAAAAGAATAAAATTGTTGTTTTTTTTGTAATCGTTTATTGTTTAGTTAATTCTATATTTCAAAGGATGGCTTCCTATGAAAGTTCATTGCTGCCTTGGAACAGGCGGACTGGTCGTTTTGATGATGGCCGTCCCTGTGTTCGCTGATCACATCGCGCCCAATCCACAGGATTGGGCGGGAAAGCCGCTGGAAGGTGACGGCGAGTGCGTGACCTTCGTAAAAAGGGCCGCCGGCATCACCGCTTCGACGAAGGACTGGAAGGCGGGCGTTGCAGTGAAGGGTGCAAACCCTAAAGTGGGGACAGCTATCGCGACTTTTATCGACGGCAAATACAACGGCCACGCCGCGATCTACCTGGGGCAAAACGCCGAAGGGATCCAAGTCGTCGATCAGTGGGCTGAGCGCAAAGACGGGAAAGGCAAGGTACTTCGTCCGGCTCAACCGCCTCATACGCGGACGATCAAGTGGAATGGTAAAGGCATCTCTAACGATGGGATGCTGTTTCATGTCATCCAGTAATATCTGGCTTCAGAAGCAATGGTTCGGGGATCTGTCCCTAACCACGCGGTAGCGATGGCGTGCATGTGGCGGTATGTGTTCCCAATCCATTAAGTTCTTCCAGCAAAGGGTAGTCTCATGAGACGCGCGGGCGTAGTGTTCTTGGTGGCGATCGCGGTAGCGGTGGTTCCGGTGCCGTGGGTACAGGCGGAGGACAAGTTCGACTTTACGCGCACGTTTAATCCTGCACAACAACCGCCAGATGTTTATTGTATAATTATCGATGTTCAAGTAGACAAAAAAATTGACTGTGAGTATGCAGTACGCAAACAATCCCAAAGAGCTTGAGTTGGATATCTGTGTCTATCTGGCGGGTGATCGGGTGGGCGATCTTAACAATGGCGGAGCTAAAGGCGCCAAAAATCTTGATTGGGATTCAGGTAGGCATGTGTCCCCCAACACTCAAACTTACCGCATCTCCGGTTTCTGGAAGGATGCTGTTGGGGGTCGTCATCCCTGGTATGGAGCGGTTCTTGAGAAACGGGACGCTGACACATGGAATGGCACCTTCTTCCATCGCCAACCTAATATTTTCAACGACAACTGCGGCGACTTGCATATTTCTGTAAAGTGACAGTCGCCAGTCAATTACCAAGCCCCCAGCGCAGATGTTGCTGGGGTATGCTGGCGGGGTCTGTTCCGGTCTGTTCCACAACAAGCCTAGCTGGGAGCATCCATGAACTCCACGAAACTGCCCGTGTTCATTGCCTTTGCAATTGCCTTGCTGGTCTCTTTCGGTATGGAAACAGCGTTCTCTCGTCCGCCGGAGGTGAGGAATTACAACCACAATCGCGACGAGATCATTAATGGCAACGTCGACAAACAAAATCTTACCCTGAAGGGGCGGGTAGGGCGGTTGATTATCAAGGGGAGAGTCGACGGCCAATCTTTATTCGATCTCAGTGGTCTCACGGCGGACGAAATTATCATAGAAGACAGAATTGATGGACAATCGACAGTCCATATCGGAAACGCTAAGCTCGTGAAAATCGGTGGAAGAATCGACGGCCAATGCTGTGTGACAATAGGTATTGCCGATCACGTTGAAATAGGCAAAAAAAAATCGATGGTCAATGCAAGGTCACAGTAACGAGGTGCAAAACCTTCAAAGTCGGCGAAAAAATTGATGGTGGCAAGGACGGGCCTTCACCTGGTAAAGCCACAGAAGTGACGGTGATCTACACAGAGGGGTTTGAAATAAAAGACGGAATTAAGAGTTCACGAACAACCTTGCGGAAACCGTAAAGACCGTCGCCACTCCACTCGGCATCACCCCCGCCTCGCGACTTACTGGCTCAATCCAAGTGGCCAGCCTGCTGAGGCGGTCCTTCTTCACGGCGGCGATCTGACGAAATCCGTTATCGATACCACTGATCGAATCCCGCTAGTTCCTCCGAATGCCATCCGCGGCCCACAGCGCTCCATTACTTCGCAGCGACGATTCGCAAGACTACCACATTCGTCGTCGCGTAGTTCTTCCTCAAACTCACACATTCCGGCACCGGGATAAACGATCCTGGCGAACCCGGCGGCGCCTACGCCCCTGTTCTCGCTGGACGCCTTCCCCGGATTTACCGGCGGCGTGTTTGTCGGGTAAATTTCTGCCCGATATCCGACTCGACCAGCTTTCGCGGCGATTTCGCCACATCTCCTTGCCATTATTGGCTTTGAGAAGCGCCCGGTTCGCCAGCCGGGCGCTTCCCGCGTTTCCGCACCTTTCGCCCGTTCGACAACTTTGCCAAAATAATCGTGAACGCCGCACGAAGTACCAGTGTAGGCGGCGGGCTCGGGCGGGCCGCACGGCGCCCGGGAGCGGGCTGATTCTCTCCGAGGATGTGAGATGCGGTTCATTTACCGATCCGGTCAGCGACCGCTCGACGGGTACACCATCAAGCGGGGCGTCGGAAAGGGGGGCTTCGGCGAGGTTTACTTTGCCGTCAGCGACGGCGGCAAGGAAGTCGCGCTCAAATTTCACAGCGGGCAGCTGGACGTCGAACTCCGCGGGGTCGCCAGCTGCCTCAACCTGAAACACCCGAATCTCGTCCACGTCTACGACTTAAAGGAAGACGACCACGGCAACACCTGGCTCGTGATGGAGTACGTCCTCGGCGAGTCCCTGGCCCAGATCGTCGGCCGGTACCCGCACGGCCTGCCGATCAACCTGGCGAAGGAGTGGTTCGTCAGCCTCGCCCGCGCGGTCGGGTACCTACACGACCACGGGGTCATCCACCGCGACCTCAAGCCGGCCAACATCTTCGTCGAGAACGGCACCTTGAAGGTCGGCGACTACGGGCTCTGCCGGTCGATCCACACCAGCCAGCGGATGAGCAAAGGGGTCGGCACCGTTCACTACATGGCCCCGGAAATTTCGACCGGGAATTACAACAAGTCGATCGACATTTACGCCTGCGGGATCATCCTGCACGAAATGTTGACCGGGCGGATACCGTTCGACGGCGAAACGGACGGGGAGATTCTCATGAAGCACTTGACCGCGACGCCCGATCTGAGCCGCGCGCCGGCCGCGTTCCAACCCGTCCTCGCCAAAGCGCTGGACAAGAACCCGCTCCGGCGGTACGCGACGATCCTGGAGATGGCGCGGGCCGTCGAG is a window of Fimbriiglobus ruber DNA encoding:
- a CDS encoding beta strand repeat-containing protein — encoded protein: MRHLISPKKLVVEVLESRVTPSFATQLQALLNAAPSFGGTGTAIASATGMTADLPVVDASIDNVLGVSADFSRIATAIGKINSATVTDNDSLIAALQSADPNDTFSLGPNGENLSVSVVLALPTETLTIAPTAAGLGGGTPQYFTQASLSGSGAVQYTNNGPLVGAEFSFGTDDTGVYFNAGPLLALEASASFPVSGAVKVGSTVFSGQFAGTAAVNLSGVVTLNSSGESDHVYLSDIPASATFNDPSELPTATLTGNDTVKVLGVNLLTWGTATNGGAPLLSWGAGVLSGTPQVDTGTPQFIASNEGAAESTLFSFVTDNMLGLTNLHANLGPFNIQGLSQAADMIRLISFIADDYSSALSGDGTTSSADGVPTDFQDDGFQVAALPSDPSAFQFQQDPSQLIAFAEGQNVDLFSYSGGGAGDGFDVTVPVVEETYAIFGGILTITVTGSIGVDFTPEYHLGMGVDANGLYVSTDPTQTYVKLQASGGGSLVVNAQLFDVVGLGDSTIGLNLAYGTGFYMDPAANNRLYLASIMPAADQSNVTVTSGLPSTLGGVSNWLADHVELRSDPSVSSELYFSQGVNNPGPDTLQDIFGAIPDGIRKKLQWIANELGIGQQYQNLSNGLTSEANHVQSVVTNVVTNPVGAAHGVLSSLGLADSTDATAFGGTFSGNVIPIVDAAAQAEGISPPAPVSVPVDDLSDVPGTYADNNPDHPDVPPDGIFHYTFADLSALFPGILADDDIGRAEYTWSWALTPKGTTSTNLSGGTLPQTSSPSTDAIPYKYDPSTGILTVDATNPNADITLEPSTDGGVVLGRMIPDGSGGEQVDSSVVFPSLNGVVVTTAGGDNTFYEAPGVNVPVTYTGSTGTDSVTVQDGNNAVTTGSGGGLVQAGNGNNTIATAGGASVVLAGNGNNTVTAGNTYVSLGSGANTIHSLGGLQAQIGSGNYTIDGLQVGDQLITQTSPPTPAGQIVSLTAADGTPVANPDLAPTVTALSVSTGPAAGGTTVTITGTNLGNAIVVDFGTVAGTVVSDTATQIVATSPAGAAGAVDVTVTTVNGTSATSPADQFTYAAVPPVSPPPSTVPPGTPKPSLVGYAQVAVGADAGGTGTVTVYNPDGSVAYMAAPFGASFTAGVRVAVADLNGDGAPELIAGTGPGVANQVVVLDGKTHQQIASFEPFEGTFTGGLFITVGDINGDGVPDLVVTPDQSGGPIVAAYDGAALGKGQVVQLARFFGINDPNFRGGARAAVGDINGDGFGDVIVSAGFGGGPRVAIFSGAAVATNTPTELMSDFFAFEPSLRNGAYVTAGDLTGKGYADLVFGAGPGGGPRVRAVDPAVLLAAAGDFSSLDDSAVSGAGLADFFAGDPTNRGGVRVAVANLDGDTKADVVVGSGTGAGAAVTAYTGAAIAANPASPAAAGDLDAFPGFTGGVFVG
- a CDS encoding RNA polymerase sigma factor, translated to MSHSLVDFLRTASGPSPDRADVLWARYRETGDEAAFTTLVGWYGNGIYRRILIAAGFDHPLAEEVFQATLFKLHERRQTLACPTFEAALAWWRAAAGNEVRMALRGRRRGRARETEVARNPATAVAADAETEILRTELLAELGAAFNRLRPEYRETLALLYFENLPESRAAEILGRHRETVARWAACGLARLRDLLAARGVLPAAGGTAVAGVTLANAARAATPSTVRIVELAIAARVANPSGAALAAASWAKKIVAALATAVLAGGALVGWQVELMSNRFTPGAGGDLPGPLTNRPSPVLTNFTIVEVTGGYYEIAGDVTQNGVAAAGMTVSFGGTPETLHSMTTITDTNGHFDVLVELNDDGSDSGMATAQATDAYCQTSNIARDLITIWRWHDQTPSVTTTPAHVPTYRSGFRVSRAPIRKDNVPTNPDGPSGP
- a CDS encoding BPSL0067 family protein, yielding MKVHCCLGTGGLVVLMMAVPVFADHIAPNPQDWAGKPLEGDGECVTFVKRAAGITASTKDWKAGVAVKGANPKVGTAIATFIDGKYNGHAAIYLGQNAEGIQVVDQWAERKDGKGKVLRPAQPPHTRTIKWNGKGISNDGMLFHVIQ